GTTCCTGAGTACTCTTTACTAGCTATATTCCTTTGGTCTCCCTCTCAACTCACGGCAGAGTGGTATACAGAGTAACACTTCTACAGACTAACGCCCTGTGAACAGTCATGTTGGAGAACAAGATAGCTTcatccttttccccttccttcagGTGATGGTTATGTATAAATTGTGTTTTTAGGATTGCTTTGGAGAAGCCCCGAttcacaaagcagcaaaagctgggAGTTTGGAATGTCTTGCTCTCCTTGTTGCTGGCGATGCCAAAATTGAGTAAGTTGAACTACATTTAGTCATTTCAGTATCAAAGGATACGCACATTTTACATGTACTTTTTCTTGTTCAGTGTGCATGCCAAGACTGTAAATGTGGCACAACTATAGTCATAAGAGCAGTATTAAAAACTGCCAGAGACATAAACaccaaagcagcacagactgTATGCTGCTGCTTAGTTCCACATCAAAGACCTCTACAGTAACTGCTAAGAGAATATTCCTGATCATAAATTCTCCTTGCTAGTTTTCCGTTCTGACTAATGCTGTGCTCACCCTCCTCTTGCCTTTCTGATATACTAAGCCAGTCATAGTCTGTTGacaaatctgttttaaaatagttattCCTTGTTGCATTGAATACCAGCCCTCTGTACGAGTAGAGCCCCATGCAATCCTTGACAAGCCTTCTTGGTACCGATACTCCATACTTATTTTTACACCTCTGTCTAAAGTCACCACATAATTAATCTTGCTCAGTGCTTGCTCATAACGCAGTCCAATTTAATCGCATGGTTATTGTTAATTGTGTGTTCCAGTTTGTGCAACAACAGCGGACAAACAGCAGCAGACCTCGCACTGGCTTACGGCTTTCTGGAATGTGCCAAGTTCCTCACAATAATTCAGCACACTCAGACAATGAAACAGAGAGGACAGTCTGGCTACCCACGCGGTGACAGACATGGCTTGCCGAGAGAGAATCCAGCTGCgcagaaacaagaaaatcaaaCCAGCAGGTCCATAAGCAGGAAGCGGAGAAGATCAGGTGGTGGGTAATACTGTTA
This genomic interval from Falco peregrinus isolate bFalPer1 chromosome 2, bFalPer1.pri, whole genome shotgun sequence contains the following:
- the ANKRD37 gene encoding ankyrin repeat domain-containing protein 37 isoform X7; amino-acid sequence: MRFKSQNSHCIAFGKRALSRNVESGSFSNLFEAGTGVNAPADAFGQSPAHLAACGGEAFFLLWQLQTGANLNQQDCFGEAPIHKAAKAGSLECLALLVAGDAKIDLCNNSGQTAADLALAYGFLECAKFLTIIQHTQTMKQRGQSGYPRGDRHGLPRENPAAQKQENQTSRSISRKRRRSGATDKRSPHGRERHTHNMCTYSRIWS